In Elaeis guineensis isolate ETL-2024a chromosome 1, EG11, whole genome shotgun sequence, a genomic segment contains:
- the LOC105032132 gene encoding putative glutaredoxin-C14 encodes MDRVMRSASEKAVVIFSLSTCCMCHTIKRLFCDLGVNAAVHELDEDPRGREMERALAKLMGRSPPVPVVFIGGKLIGSTDRVMSLHLAGKLVPLLRDAGALWL; translated from the coding sequence ATGGACAGGGTGATGAGGTCGGCGTCAGAAAAGGCGGTGGTGATCTTCAGTCTGAGCACATGCTGCATGTGCCACACTATCAAGAGGCTCTTTTGTGACCTTGGTGTTAATGCTGCTGTCCATGAGCTCGATGAGGACCCCAGAGGAAGAGAAATGGAGAGGGCACTAGCCAAGCTTATGGGACGCTCCCCGCCGGTGCCGGTTGTTTTCATTGGTGGCAAGCTTATTGGATCCACGGACAGGGTGATGTCCCTTCACCTTGCCGGCAAACTTGTCCCTCTGCTGCGAGATGCAGGTGCCCTCTGGCTCTAG